The genomic interval atagatgacatcctaGTCTATTTAAGGAGTCCTGTAGAACATGAAACttatttgaggctagtactttaGGTACTTAGAGAGAATAAGTTGTTTGTTAAATTAAAGAAATGCGAATTTTGGCTTGAGtaggttgcatttttgggacatgtagtgtccaaagacgGAGTATCAGCAGACCCGGGCAAAGTAGAGACAGTAGTAAACTGGTCAAGACCAAAGAACGTTCACGAGGACAGAAATTTATTAGGTCTAGCAGGGTACTACCGCCGTTTTATTGAGGGCTTttctaggctatcaggtccattgacatAGCTTACGAAAAAGAATAGTAggtttgactagactagtgagTGTAAGCAGatctttcaagagttgaagcaacaTCTAGTCAtggccccagtgttgaccattccatcaaggAATGGTAGttatgtgatttatagcgacgcatcccAGAAAAGACTCAGGCGTGTTTTAATGTAGAAGGGTAaagttattgcttatgcttctcatcagctcaaggagtatgagaaaaactaccctacacatgatttatAATTGGCAGCAGTGGTGTTTGTACTAAAGATTTGGCGGCACTACCTTtacggtgaaaagtgcgagatttttactgactataagagcctcaaatacttcttcacccagaaggagtagAATATGAGACAACGTAGATGGCTCGaactgattaaggactatgactgcaccattagttaccacccgaaAAAAAACTAATGTAatggttgatgctttgagccagaaaTTAGTGAGCGCATCGGTTTCAGCAGTTGTCCTACAACATCAAATTGTGATGGATCTAGATAGAGTTGGTGGACGAAGATCCTTAGGTGTTCATCGCCAGTTTAGTTGTTTAGCCAACCTGGCGAGAGAGAATCAAGACAGCTTAGAAGGAAGATGGGAGCTGGTGGAGGTCATGGAAGGAGTGTGGAATGGATTGAAGCCGAATTTCAATGTCTCTGttgatgggattttgagattccatacctggatttgtgtaccgaatgacgtTGATATTAAATGGCTCATTCTAGAGGAGgatcatcgctctctctatactattCATCCAacaagtacgaagatgtatagagacttgcagGAAttgttctggtggagtaacatgaagagggaaattgctataTTTGTGGAGCAATGGCTGAcatgtgattacgcgcttaaattgcgtaattaggtattttaattcatcCATAGaggcgtatatttttaattaaatacctaattactctca from Malania oleifera isolate guangnan ecotype guangnan chromosome 9, ASM2987363v1, whole genome shotgun sequence carries:
- the LOC131163535 gene encoding uncharacterized protein LOC131163535, which gives rise to MTAPLVTTRKKTNVMVDALSQKLVSASVSAVVLQHQIVMDLDRVGGRRSLGVHRQFSCLANLARENQDSLEGRWELVEVMEGVWNGLKPNFNVSVDGILRFHTWICVPNDVDIKWLILEEDHRSLYTIHPTSTKMYRDLQELFWWSNMKREIAIFVEQWLTCDYALKLRN